One Halobaculum roseum DNA segment encodes these proteins:
- a CDS encoding sensor histidine kinase, whose product MSESTFAASEARAELYECIRRNVPFDRKAEDALELGKQFLGVENGHLTRIDRETDYWGAIASTDPDDGRFHAGLELDLGRTYCRRTVESDGQISLHDAPEQEWEDDPAFETHGLHCYQGTTLVVDGEPYGTVCFVAEDAREAFADDELLFSELLARLLERELERYRHEAELERQTDLATVLNRVIRHNLRNDMSVIRGHARLMAEELDDDSAGDVVLDHVDSLLELSEKARTLDRIRAAEPDHESIQVSTLVERVAGGVAARYPAASVSVKSDTAVTADVLPSFGRAVEELVENAVEHGGEEPTVTVAVETSPGAVEVRVVDDGPGLPEYEVNVLNAGRESPLLHGSGLGLWLARWVATGHGGSLEATDTDGGTTMTVTVPRTAPTGERRG is encoded by the coding sequence ATGAGTGAGTCCACATTTGCCGCCTCCGAGGCGAGAGCAGAGCTCTACGAGTGCATTCGCAGGAACGTTCCCTTCGATCGGAAGGCCGAGGACGCACTGGAGCTGGGCAAGCAGTTCCTGGGCGTGGAGAACGGCCATCTCACACGGATCGACCGGGAGACCGACTACTGGGGAGCGATAGCCAGCACTGATCCGGACGACGGCCGGTTTCACGCCGGGTTGGAGCTGGATCTCGGGCGGACCTACTGCCGTCGAACCGTCGAGTCGGACGGCCAGATCTCGCTCCACGACGCGCCCGAACAGGAGTGGGAGGACGACCCTGCGTTCGAGACGCACGGCCTCCACTGCTATCAGGGGACGACCCTCGTCGTCGACGGGGAGCCCTACGGGACGGTCTGTTTCGTCGCCGAGGACGCGCGCGAGGCGTTCGCAGACGACGAACTGTTGTTCTCCGAACTCCTCGCCCGGCTGCTCGAACGCGAACTCGAACGGTATCGACACGAGGCCGAACTCGAACGACAGACCGACCTCGCCACCGTGTTGAACCGCGTTATCAGGCACAACCTGCGGAACGACATGTCCGTCATCCGCGGCCACGCGCGGCTCATGGCCGAGGAGTTGGATGACGACTCTGCGGGCGACGTGGTACTCGACCACGTCGACAGTCTCCTGGAACTGAGCGAGAAGGCACGCACGTTGGACCGGATCAGGGCTGCCGAGCCGGATCACGAGTCGATCCAGGTGTCGACGCTGGTCGAACGCGTGGCGGGGGGCGTCGCCGCCAGATACCCCGCGGCATCGGTCTCCGTGAAGTCCGACACGGCGGTGACGGCCGACGTGCTGCCGAGCTTCGGCCGCGCCGTCGAGGAACTCGTCGAGAACGCCGTCGAACACGGCGGCGAGGAGCCGACGGTCACCGTCGCCGTCGAGACGAGTCCGGGCGCCGTCGAGGTACGGGTCGTCGACGACGGCCCCGGCCTCCCGGAGTACGAGGTGAACGTGCTGAACGCGGGGAGGGAGAGCCCCCTCCTCCACGGGAGCGGCCTGGGACTGTGGCTCGCACGGTGGGTCGCGACCGGACACGGCGGGTCGCTCGAGGCGACCGACACCGACGGCGGGACGACGATGACGGTCACGGTCCCGCGGACGGCCCCCACGGGCGAGCGCCGCGGCTGA